The Ziziphus jujuba cultivar Dongzao chromosome 3, ASM3175591v1 region tggccttcaaaaagtggccaaaacagctatcctcaaacttctttatttgggttggagtcagcttgaacttaatatccgacacggctttccagaagttcgatctacaattaacctttgccctcgatatctccgagtcccaaaaccttcgttggtaatctgaatccatttatctgcaaatcaaatacaacaaaacataacAGATGGAGGAAACGTTTTTTCCGACATGAGAAAAGCCTGAAGGAcaatttttccgcctggaggaaaaggttttccgcctggaggaaaacatttcctccaggaggaaaacattttccgcctggaggaaattttttcctccaggagtaaaaaaattcccgccagaagaaaaaaaagaggaaatattttcctcgggttggaaaattttccagaaccaaaataacatacacctaacaggatttgtgcaacaatataatgaaaatggctaaagaatattttcaaaccagcacataatacattatacattagtagtgtacattatatattgcttcctaaggataacccatagatatatatattatggtttcacattcaaacctcccattaaattcaaacaaaaacacaacttcataatagttttaatttcacatttcacattctaaccatgcaacacaaacatttctgtcacaccaaataacacaatattataaacatagcgcataatgacaaggttcaaaattgtaaaactcattcaatacagcacaactaaaggttttcagataagttcgttacattaaagcgaaattagtttgcaaaatattttctatgttgtacagagaagcaacttacattaatgggggacaaaccaccaccaatgcttctctatctatttatatatctctctctctctttatctatctctgtgagtgtatgtgtaattttatcagcttgcacttgtaactccacgatcgcaaattttgtgcttcaattttctgctcagtccatcagttgctcctccaatgctgaaagaaatagaaaatcaatattagtaaccatgcagcaatcaaatTTGTTCAAGCTGAAATTAGACCTGgtaatttggatcatgacacgactcgaaaacgacatggaataaatgggtttgggtttattataaatgggttcgggccataatcgggtcaacccgtttaacacgattattaatcgtgtcattttcgggttgacctgtttaactcgaaattgacccgttacgacccatttattaaacgtgtcagtttcaacccgacatgattatatacctattacaacccatttaaatttaattttaaattaatattttatcactaatataatatttaataactaaaaaatattataaattaaaattttataaaaataattttctattactaattttttaaaaacaaaaaatacatttttaataaaacaaaaacataaaaataaaaataaaataaaataaaaaattcgggttaataggttaattttcgggttaacgggttaataggttagttttcgggttaataggtcaatttcaggttaacgggttaataggtcaacacgacctgttaaaataatcgtgttaaatgggtcgtgtcgtgttgacctgtttataaacaggtcgggttagtgttttaggtacctgacacgattaataaatgggtcgtgttcgggttaggtatttttgacacgattattaaacgggttgacacgaacacgacccaccaacccgaattgccaggtatagcTGAAATGCAAGAAATCCAAACTTAAAAAGCTTTAAAACTCAACAATGACATCTCACCAAACACCCATCTAAAACCACATGCAAGGTTCCCATCGAATAGAGAAGCCAACAAAGAGTGATATTGATTTGTACCAACAAAATGgaagcaataattttttttcttctctcaaaCTTGAAAGTGAAAGGagattgattttcaaaatatcatcTAGCTTCTACACCTTTAAAAACCATGACATGTACAATGAACTTAGAAATGAGAGACTCCATCAAAACTTGACTGCAACAATGATCATAACTAATTTGATTGAAGTTCAAATTCTCAACACAAATCAACCAAAATTGTTCAAGTAATAGGAACACTTATTTGTGTTGCATGCTCAAATAATGGTAGTTAATAAGCTAATAAAGTGGAAAGATGTAATCTGGTCAGCACATACAGTGATCCATGCTAATAAAAAGAACGAATTTTTATAAGATAAGCACTGtcattaaaatcataatcatcTACCTATACCATTTTGATGGTTGGGTACATTAAGCATGGGAAATTGGCTGATGCTATTAAGGTGATGGATGAAATGGATGAAAATGGGATTGACCCAAATGATGTTACTTATGGGGTTATGATTGAAGCTTATTGTAAAGAAAGCAAGTCTGGTGAAGCACTTAACTTGCTGGATGATATGCTTGGGAAGAAGTATATACCAAGCTCAGCGCTTTGTTGCAAGGTTATTGATGTACTATGCAGTCAAGGAAAGGTGGAAGATGCTTGTGAGTTGTGGAAAAGGCTTTTGAAGAAGAATTGTACTCCTGATAATGCTATTACAAGTACACTTATACATTGGCTTTGTAAGCAGGGTAAAATATGGGAGGCAAGGAAATTATTTGATCAGTTTGAGAAGGGTTCAATTCCGAGTGTTCTTACTTACAACACACTTATTGCAGGAATGTGTGAGAAAGGGGAGTTGTGTGAGGCGGGTAGGTTATGGGATGACATGGTGGAAAAAGGATGTGCTCCTAATGTGTTCACCTATAATATGCTAATGAAGGGCTTCTGTAATTTTGGTAAAGCGGAAGAGGGGATTAGAATTTTAGAGGAGATGATTGGTAAAGGATGTTTTCCTAACAAGACTACTTACAATATGTTGATTGAGGGTCTATATGACTTGGGAAAGGAAGGAGAAGCTTCACAAGTTCTTTCAATGGCAATGTCGAGTGGAGTCATTGACAATGATTCCTGGGTTcacttctttaaaaaaatgattggtGAATTGGGTACGGGAACAGGAGTTCTTGACCAAATACTCTCAGACAATGCTATATAGAATTCTTGAATATATGACATATCTATGGAGCCTATGCCTCGGTGGCCTAGGAATAAGGTGACCTTATCTGattacaattttttctttttaaatggtTGATGTCAAACTTATTTCATTTgtccatattttatatttactcTTTGTTCAATATCATTTATTACTTGGAAAATCTCTTTGCCAGTTGCTTTAATATGATTACTATGCTTTAGATGACATTAGCCTTTTCATTTtccctttttgttcttttactcACTTTTGGTATCTTTATATCCTCTATAGCTGGAAACGAATATAatgttcaaaaattttgattgcCACCAGGACTACTATAAAGGATCCTTACAGTCAATGTTGGAGGTTGGAACTTCTCTGTGACATATGTAAGAGTAAGATATCTTAATATTTTGGGTATTTTCGAGAATtgattgtattctatttttgtaACACTGAGCCAAAAGTGTCAAATGTTTTAAGACGCTCAATGCTGTCTGTAGGTGATCAACAGCCACCCAAGTTGTTACTTGTTTCTCTTTTCTAAAGCTTTACAATTCATTGTTCAATGCTTTATAAAGATGGAGCCATTTTTTGGTTCAAATTTTATCTGAGCCAGTCAGACACTCTTCTGGTTAGTCAGCTTGTTGACATTCCTGCTACATTAATACTTGACTTCTCCCACTTCTCTTATCCTTAGGTGTTATGTGGTAAATGGCAATCTAGGGTGAGTTTTGGCAGTCTACAGTACTGCATGGCCTTGTGGCTTAGGTGAAGTCAATGCGTTAAGCTCCAGTATGGTTTAATCTTAGAAATATAACTACATTTCCCAGTGCCACACGTTTATATGCTTCAATACAGAAACTTCTTGATTCATGCAGACATCTATTCATTGCTTGCCCATCTGCCTTTGTTACTATTTTTCTGTACAAAATACATATCTAGTTTTTTCTTTGGAAATTTGAGCAGAGAATTTGTTTCATTATTCTGAGAATTCAGATGGAAGGTGTTCAGAGTTGGTTAGTGACTTAATATTGCACAACCTAGACAactataaattgaaatataattgGTATCCTAATACTCTGGGATAAAGTGGCTGAATTTTTTTTGACCTTAGCCTAACACTATACTTTATCCTCCTAGTAAGAGACAACCCTTCCTTTCCCCTTTGTTCTCCTTGTACTAATGGGTCTTCCTGCACCATAGAAATGTGATTTTGTTGTGTGGTTATTGATTTATAAGCCGTTAGCACCAAGTCCTCCAAAGAATATACTAAAGATATAAAGCGCCAAGTCATTTCCTGtgcttttgatttgatttttggttttgtgGTTGTGTGTGGTTGATATATTTGCTCTCTTATATGGATATGTACTCATGTCTTAAGCTTGTTTGCACAAGTCTATTAATATACTccaccttttctttctttttgctgCAATTTTTTATAGAGGATTGGAAACCACAGTTACCAGATAGATTTGGTGCCATTGCTGTACTCATGAAATCTATCAATTGAAGGGCTGAAGACACCATACCACAATGTCTGATATCATGTTTAGTCTTTTAATGCTAAATTGGTTGTGGatctattttatgaatttatttgatCATTATTGTTTGTATAGGATCTGATTGTGAATTTGTTCCAAAACGAGCTTCACTACCAcgagaaaattatttaatattcaataatatattatatgcaaatttcaTCTTAAAATTTGATCCTAATAGTGACATATTTGCAGCTGTGTTGCTTATACAAACTTTGGTTTTTTTGATCATGCTGGACTTGAAAGTTGAAACCAAATTGTTGTTAGTTAAGAAGTGACACATAATTGTTTGATTGACTAGGTAAAAtgttaataaacatttttttggaCCATTATTAGCACTgcctaaatttattttgttttcgttGTGTTGATTTTAACATCAAAGAATATACAGTTTGCATTTTTGTCTTCAGCACATTCTATGTTGTCGTGTTCTTTAGTTAAAGTCATGAAGTTCTTTCTAAGTGGTAACTGTGTTGCTGCTGATGTCTTTTGCCTGGTGTTGCCCGGCTACTCCTGCAGATCTTTGTGAAACCAGAGAACAATCAAAATGGGATTGTATAATTAAACTGGCAGCCTATTGAGGCAGGTTGTCTCTCAGAATGTACAAGCACTCTTCGGATCCATGCTCAGTTCTTCACTTCATGTCATCTTTGAAGGTAATCAATGTTAATAGCTACtctgtgtgtacatatatatataaatatatatatatatatatatacagtccgtcatTGTTTTAGGGCAGAACAACGCAAATGTATTGATATTTTCCATTATGtaagaataaatatttttaacttgAAGCCAACACCAGATTCAATATTAAAGTCATTGTCATTTACCAGTTCATAGCGGTTTGGACACCATAATATACCTTCACTTGTGATCCGATGGTACTTGAAGGAATCTGCTATTTGAAAACGCAACGGcttaaaatacaaaactataaaATGAGCTTAATGAGTAGATAAGTAaagtattataaaaattaaatattttttttaaaaattctttctCTTAGGATCTCTCTgttattttttgaaagtttaaacAGTTTTTACAAAATCTATgatgttttttcaaaataaccattttaaaaaaaaccatatgataaagaaattaaaatcaaataatatcaatcatcttataaataaaataatatttttacgaatcattatttataaacatcagtaataaaaaaatacatataaatatatattatatctgcAGTGTAACAATAATATTTCTATGTGCCATATCCATTATCATAACATATCACAAGATCACAACTAGCCACTAGTGTATTGTTGACTACAGGAGGAAAAAGCTGTCAATGCGATCCTTGGTGACCAGAGGCATAGTAGATTAGGACTTTCCATCAAATCTTGAAAATCATGTGATCAAGCGGGATGATCAAATAAGCACGCATAAGTTATAATTTAACAAATCCATATCCATAATATAGTATGGTAAATAATAATCCACAATTCAGTATTCAACTCataacttaaaatatttaaaaaatttattaaataatatccaTAATTATCTTATCAAAACATTCTTACAAATAccaacacacatatatatatatatatatatttgtacagttgtataccaaaatttatttatgtcaaaccatttattttaatatatcataatatgataaataaaataattattttatagcaTGTAATAAAGTATATAATTCTAACAAttctagaaataataataaggtaattTATATATCGTATGTTatcattatataattttcaaaatcatttcagAAATAAGATTCACTCACAGATTACAGTTCAAACCAGCTTTACCGTTAGATTGTCTCCAATATGAATCTTGGtacctaaaataataaaaaaatatttttagacttcaaaaattaaatcaaagatATTGGGTGCATACCAATATcccaaaataactttaataactctaaaatttctaaattgaACACCAAAAGTCAAATTATACTGTGAAACCTAAATATCCGGCATCCAAAATTGGGGTTTTTCATTTGGAGACCAAGTTAATGAAATTAAACTATCCATTGGATCCCATCAACACCTAATTACAATAATTCAACTTTCATTTTATCTAATTTGTCCAATAGTATCCAAACACAGTCTCATTTTATTCgatattaaactaattgatctaaaattgaaaaattatcaaacgctatccaaaatttacaaactttatttttgaCGAAAAGCCCATGAGATGACGAATGCGATGTTatactcaccttggtccaaaagcTTAGCCTGTGGCCAAAAAAGCTCCCAAATTTTTTGGCCAAACTTGGAATCATCGGATCTTGCAAACAGTGGAGAATCTTGAAAAATGGAGGCTGAGAATGAATTCAGAGTGTCCAAAGTAAGGGGGATAAAGATATTGGGGCATCTGAAATGGTCAAAAAATGACCCTAATTTCCATCGTTCGGCCAAGCATCTGCAACAGCTTTTGAGTGCCTATCCTGGTGCACCATCAGCTAGTTGGTCTTTAAAATTCACAGCCGAGGTCGCCAAGAGGTAGGCTTGCCGAACTTCTAGCACGTGTCTGTGATgggaggcaaaaaaaaaaagggtcaaatTTGGCCAATCTGGTTTGACATGCTCGTATGTACGGGTTGATCTGATGTGAATCCATAAGTTTGGGGAGGGTTTTTGAGACTTTTTTGATGTTTTCTGATTTGTTTAATGATGGTATGTATCTCCATGAATATAAACAGGCCTAGAGTccactaaaagaaaaattgtaaaaCTGGTTTGAACATAGATAAATACGgatatttaaaaactttctAAAACTATAACTTTCTAACCATAATCCTGAGTTAGGCATtttagtctacaaactcgtatcgacgagtttTATGCTATGATGTACCactcaaatcaaaattctttaTCAATGAAATGCCAAATTTAAGGCCTATTCATAGTCTAACTCATCAATCCcagtcaaaatatataaaattcaaattctaattGATAATCTTAGGGTGGGTCGTTACAGTGCGAGAAGGGTGAATTGTGCAAGGCAAGTAGTTTGTGGAATGATATGGTGGAATATGGTTGTGCTCCTAATGCTTTTACTACAATATGCTAATTAAGGCACTCTGTAATATTGGTAAAACAGAGGAGGGAATTAGAATTTTAGAGGAGATGTTGGATAAAGGATGTCTTCCCAACATGACTACTTAACTATGTTGATTGATGGCCTCTATGAATTGGGAAAGGAAGGAGAAgcttcacaatttcttttaatgacAATGTCAAGTGGAGTCATTGACAATAACTCAAGGAGTCTCTTctttaataaaattgttaatgaATTGGAGAGGGGACAAGTCTTCTTGACCAAATACTGTCAGATAATGTTCCATGGGGTTcttcaatatattaaatatctatTGGTGGCTCATAAATAAGGTGACCTTAtctaattacaaatttttttaattaaatttttgatgtCATATTTACTTCATTTAcccatttttttgtttactctatgtttggtattatttttttcctggaaattattaatatgcttTAACCAACTGAgcctttccttttcctttcactTCTTTGACTCACTTTTagtattgtttaaaaaaattggtaGTCTCTGTAGCTAGAATCagaatatattgtttaaagaaTTTGCTTGCATCCTAGGaacaataaaatgaatattacaACCAAATGTTGGAACTACTATGTAAAACAGGTAAGAGTTAaagagattttaatttttttgggtattatcCGTGTTTTTGTAACACTTGCCAAaagtttaaaatgttttaagaaGCTCAGTTCTGTTTGTAGGTGATCTACAACCATCCAAGTTGATACTTGTTTCTCTTTTTCAAAGTTGCTCTAGTTCATTGTCATCTCTTAAATAAATATGGTTAGTCAGCTTGTTTTTGGTTCAACTCTTAGGAAAGGAACTCATCTAAGCCAGTCAAACCCTCTGCTGCTTATCTGCTTGTTGACATTCCTGCTATAGTAAGGCTTGGCTTCTCCCGCTTTTGTTAGCCTAAGTTGTTACGTGGGAACAATGTTGGGTGAGTTTTGGTGGTTTGCTGGCTAAGGTGAATTGAACGCATTAAGCTTCTGTactttttaatcttaaaaaccTAATTAAATTCCCCCAGTGCCTCATATTTATGGTGACATGGTTCAATTAAGAAACTTCCTGGATCATGCTGATACTTTTATTCATTGCTTTCCTATCTGCTTTTGTTACTATGTTTCCATAGAAAATACATACATAGATTTCTTAAGGAAATTTCAATAGAGGACTTGTTTTATAATTCTTAGAATTCAGATGGACGGTGTGGAGAGTTGGTTAGTGACCTAGTCTTGCACAAGCTAagacaataattaattgatatttaattgaCATCCGCATTCTTTGGGATCAAGTggctaaattatttttgaacTTAGCCTAACCCGTTGTTCCCTTGTACTAAAGGGGTCCTCCTGCGCCATAGGACATGTTGGTCCTGTTTTAGAAGTTTTTACGACCAAGTTCTGAAAGAAatatactaaatatattaatctccaaaattgtttcttttatttgctttttcattttagttttgGGATTATTTATGGTTGATGCATTTGCTTTCATGTATGGATATGTACTTATGCTTCGGCTTTTCTTTCTTATCTCGGCAAACTATTTGTACAGGCTGATTAGAAAACCAGAGTTACTAGATAGATTTGGTGACATAACTGTACGCATCAAGTCCATCAACTAATTAACGGTTAAAGAAACCAAACCACGATGTCTGATATCATGTCTAGTATTTTCAAACTAAATTggttgtgaatttattttgatcatTATTGTTTATACATGGTCTGAGTGAGAATTTGTTCTAAACTAGCTTCATTACCAtgagaaaattaatttaatattcaaaaatattagatGCAATTTTATCCTCATAGTGATTTCTTTGCAGCCATGCTGCTTATACAGACTTTGGCTTTGTTGGTCATGTGGGATTTGAAATTAAACTGTTGTTAGTAGAGAGGAAGAAACACTTGATTGACTAAAAAAGGTGTTCATGAATTTGTTTGGACCATTATTAGCAATACCTAAAATGAGTTTGTTTACATTATGTTGATTCACTCatcaaaaaatatgtattttgtatttctttCCCCTGCACATTATATGTTGTTGTGTTCTTTAGTTAAAGTGATAAAGCTCTTCTTCTAAGTGGTAACTATAACATTATGTTGCTGCTGATGTCTTTTGCTGGTGGTGGTGAGCTACTTCTGCAGGCCTTTTTGAAACCATAAAACAGTCAACATGGGCTTCCATAACAAAAATTGGCAGGCCTATTGAGGTAGGGGCGTCTCTCAGAATGGACAAGCGCCGATGGAATTTGTGCTTAATTATGTTTGCTGGTGGTCATCTTGGAAGGTAATCAATGCTAATGAGAGGCtgtatatgtataaaatgtAGTTTATTATCATCGTTGATAATCACCAAAAGGTTTGATCCAGCATTGATAAGTAGTGCAGATAAAAATTTGAGTGAAATGAAAACTTTCTTTACTCGTATTGAAGACTCTCTTATAAAACAGTTGAGGCCTTTTCATTGACATCATCTAAACTAAAATAGCATGGATGTATGCTTCAGGTGTCAGAGGAAATCTTGAAAACTATGGTAGAAGCATATTAAAGTCTCTAAAGACGATGATTCTGTCAacaagtttgaaaaaaaaagataatgttGTTTCTATAATATTGACTTATCACACCGTcagtaattatatatttaagttatGAAGCACTTATTTTGACTTGtttgtttatctatttatttattaagttatatttaaacttttctttttctacctTTGATGAATTTTAACTTTACTGACGTTCACATCTGCTTGAAGTGCTCTGCATTGCTTGATTAAATCCTGACCCAAAAGCAATATGCATGATGTGATGAAATCTGCAAGAATATGCATAATGTGCATGTAACCTCTGTTTTATTAGCATCTTACTTGTTACTTGCGTTTTCCGGCAATTATATTTTCCTTAACTGaagatagttttaaaatttaagtgcTGAACAATTACGCTTTGTGAttactttaatttgtttttctttctttctttttattttttatatattttgcttgacaagaaattgtttttctttcttaattgtataatttatttgactCTGGAGTTCAcaagatattaaaaaataaaatagtttccATGCATCTTATAAAATCTATATTGCTTGAGCAAGAAGTGACTTCAGAAGCTCCAAGTTGGAAGGAACAATTGCTTTCCAAAGCAAAACAATATGTGGGTAAGAATAACTGGACCTAGGGTATGTAatgtttttgaaatatatacacAAAGCAAAACCCATCCATTTACTGTCACATCAATTTGGATCAAGTACTTTTAGACTTATTATCATCCTATATTCTGATGGATGAAGCAATCTGGAATTTTACTTCCAGAAAGTATAATATTCAATCCTTTAAATGTATGTGG contains the following coding sequences:
- the LOC132803263 gene encoding pentatricopeptide repeat-containing protein At5g16420, mitochondrial-like; this encodes SSTYTILMVGYIKHGKLADAIKVMDEMDENGIDPNDVTYGVMIEAYCKESKSGEALNLLDDMLGKKYIPSSALCCKVIDVLCSQGKVEDACELWKRLLKKNCTPDNAITSTLIHWLCKQGKIWEARKLFDQFEKGSIPSVLTYNTLIAGMCEKGELCEAGRLWDDMVEKGCAPNVFTYNMLMKGFCNFGKAEEGIRILEEMIGKGCFPNKTTYNMLIEGLYDLGKEGEASQVLSMAMSSGVIDNDSWVHFFKKMIGELGTGTGVLDQILSDNAI